From a single Thalassospira sp. ER-Se-21-Dark genomic region:
- a CDS encoding PaaI family thioesterase: protein MNSSVTRTGVTPADFDAIMREKVPFVGDMDVRTESLSDDTAILRLPFKERYLRPGNVVTGPAIFALADIALYAVAWLVVPKADLAVTTEATVHFLSGAKPGDLIAEAKILKAGRRLLIAECNIRSAVDDSLCAHVIGTYAMPPTEK from the coding sequence ATGAACAGTTCCGTGACCCGGACCGGCGTAACGCCAGCCGACTTTGATGCCATCATGCGCGAGAAAGTCCCGTTTGTCGGCGATATGGATGTCAGGACCGAAAGCCTTTCAGACGATACCGCAATCCTGCGCCTGCCATTCAAGGAACGCTACCTGCGTCCCGGCAATGTGGTGACCGGGCCTGCGATCTTTGCGCTGGCCGATATTGCGCTGTATGCCGTGGCGTGGCTTGTGGTGCCCAAGGCGGATCTGGCGGTAACGACCGAGGCGACAGTACATTTCCTGTCCGGGGCAAAGCCCGGCGATCTGATTGCAGAGGCCAAAATCCTGAAGGCGGGGAGGCGGCTTTTGATTGCCGAATGCAATATTCGATCTGCCGTTGATGACAGCCTTTGTGCGCATGTGATCGGGACTTATGCCATGCCGCCGACCGAAAAATAG
- the rplM gene encoding 50S ribosomal protein L13, whose translation MKTFTATPSDIERKWFVVDAEDVVLGRLAAVVANRLRGKHKAMFTPHMDCGDHIVIVNAEKVKLTGRKLQNKKFYWHTGYPGGIKERTMDKLLNGEHPERVIIKAVERMMSRGPLRSQVLSKLHVYAGTEHPHEAQKPEVLDVAAMNEKNKRSGK comes from the coding sequence ATGAAAACCTTCACTGCGACACCGAGCGACATCGAGCGCAAATGGTTCGTGGTCGACGCAGAAGACGTCGTCCTTGGCCGCCTTGCAGCCGTTGTTGCCAACCGTCTTCGTGGTAAACACAAAGCGATGTTTACCCCGCACATGGATTGTGGCGATCACATCGTCATCGTCAATGCCGAAAAAGTCAAACTGACTGGCCGTAAACTTCAGAACAAGAAGTTCTACTGGCACACCGGTTACCCGGGCGGCATCAAAGAACGCACCATGGACAAGCTCCTGAACGGTGAGCATCCGGAACGCGTCATCATCAAAGCTGTTGAGCGTATGATGAGCCGTGGCCCGCTGCGCAGCCAGGTTCTTTCCAAACTGCACGTCTATGCTGGTACCGAGCATCCGCATGAAGCTCAGAAGCCGGAAGTCCTCGACGTAGCGGCTATGAACGAAAAGAATAAGCGGAGTGGCAAATAA
- the rpsI gene encoding 30S ribosomal protein S9 — protein sequence MMADTKTLEDLKDLAQGGEVAAAAEGTLPEPKIDAQGRSYATGRRKNAIARVWIKPGSGKVTVNGREFEDYFARPVLRMVINQPFGVTNRKDQFDVVCTVSGGGLSGQAGAVRHGISRALTMFEPALRPSLKAGGFLTRDSRAVERKKYGRAKARRSFQFSKR from the coding sequence ATAATGGCCGACACCAAAACTCTTGAAGATCTCAAGGATCTGGCACAGGGCGGCGAAGTTGCTGCTGCTGCAGAAGGCACCCTGCCGGAGCCGAAGATCGACGCACAGGGCCGTTCCTATGCAACTGGCCGTCGTAAGAACGCAATTGCACGCGTCTGGATCAAACCGGGCTCGGGCAAAGTCACCGTCAATGGCCGTGAGTTCGAAGACTACTTCGCACGTCCGGTTCTGCGCATGGTGATCAACCAGCCGTTCGGCGTAACCAATCGCAAAGATCAGTTCGACGTTGTCTGCACCGTTTCCGGTGGCGGTCTTTCCGGTCAGGCCGGTGCCGTTCGTCACGGTATCTCCCGTGCACTGACCATGTTCGAGCCGGCACTGCGTCCGTCACTCAAAGCTGGTGGGTTCCTCACCCGTGACTCGCGTGCTGTTGAACGTAAAAAATACGGTCGCGCCAAAGCTCGTCGTAGCTTCCAGTTCTCGAAACGTTAA
- a CDS encoding alpha-hydroxy acid oxidase → MPVITCVEDLKRIYKRRTPRMFYDYAESGSWTEQTFRENTTDFQEIHLRQRVAIDMAGRTTKSQMIGQDVSMPVALAPVGLTGMQSADGEIKAARAAEKFGVPYTLSTMSICSIEDVAENTSKPFWLQVYTLKDDDFMKRLFDRAKAAKCSAAVITVDLQMLGQRHKDLKNGLSAPPKLTFKSVTNMMTKVQWGLGMLGTKRRFFGNIVGHAKGVADASSLSTWTAEAFDVSLDWDRIREFRKMWDGPLIIKGIIDPRDALEALNVGADAIIVSNHGGRQLDGALSSIRALPAIMDAVGDKIEVHLDSGIRSGQDVLKALAMGAKGTYIGRAYVYGLGAMGEAGVTKALELIHKELEVSMALCGRTDVTKVDRDILMIPRDFSDRWQ, encoded by the coding sequence ATGCCAGTGATTACCTGCGTCGAAGACCTGAAACGTATCTATAAACGGCGTACTCCGCGCATGTTTTATGATTACGCAGAATCCGGAAGCTGGACCGAGCAGACATTCCGTGAAAACACCACCGACTTTCAGGAAATCCACCTGCGTCAGCGGGTCGCAATCGACATGGCCGGGCGCACCACCAAAAGCCAGATGATTGGTCAGGATGTGTCCATGCCCGTCGCCCTTGCCCCGGTCGGACTAACTGGCATGCAAAGTGCTGATGGCGAGATCAAGGCTGCGCGTGCGGCAGAAAAATTCGGCGTCCCCTACACGCTGTCAACCATGTCGATCTGCTCGATCGAGGATGTCGCCGAAAACACCTCCAAGCCATTCTGGCTGCAGGTTTACACACTGAAAGACGACGACTTCATGAAGCGCCTGTTTGACCGCGCCAAAGCCGCCAAATGTTCGGCAGCGGTCATCACGGTCGATCTTCAGATGCTCGGACAGCGCCACAAGGATCTGAAAAACGGCCTGTCCGCCCCGCCCAAGCTGACTTTCAAATCGGTTACCAACATGATGACCAAGGTCCAATGGGGCCTTGGCATGCTCGGCACCAAGCGGCGCTTCTTTGGCAACATTGTCGGTCACGCCAAGGGTGTTGCCGACGCGTCATCGCTGAGCACCTGGACCGCCGAAGCGTTCGATGTATCCCTTGATTGGGATCGTATTCGCGAATTCCGCAAGATGTGGGACGGGCCGCTGATCATCAAGGGGATCATTGATCCGCGCGATGCGCTGGAGGCGCTCAATGTCGGCGCAGACGCCATCATCGTTTCCAACCACGGCGGACGCCAGCTTGATGGCGCCCTGTCCTCTATTCGGGCACTGCCGGCGATCATGGATGCCGTTGGTGACAAGATCGAAGTCCATCTTGATAGCGGCATCCGTTCTGGTCAGGACGTGCTGAAGGCCTTGGCAATGGGCGCCAAGGGCACCTATATCGGCCGCGCTTATGTCTATGGCCTTGGCGCGATGGGCGAAGCCGGTGTAACCAAGGCGCTTGAGCTCATTCACAAGGAGCTTGAAGTCTCGATGGCGCTGTGTGGGCGCACGGACGTCACCAAAGTTGATCGTGACATCCTGATGATCCCGCGCGATTTCTCGGACCGCTGGCAATAA
- a CDS encoding GNAT family N-acetyltransferase, whose protein sequence is MQYRKLHDADFDAANAFLANHAATCMVLRGNLRTAGIERRRHPLSGNWFGEVAPDGSISAIVAQFGNGNVFVEAGDQKAIPKALTAAFVADALKPVAGVFGDADAAQDMLCQLGLEDAAYAINASDVLYELDLANLIVPQNARADDFQMVDAEKIDRNTLLRWLRAYEIEALGAEDTPSLDSKIASRLVHALDARTMWGLIVDGKAVSLSGFNATLPDMVQVGPVWTPPEERSNGYARILVAKTLLAVRARGVKRAILSTDSEAASKAYEALGFKKSGRYRLALLSKPSVVHMEDCTL, encoded by the coding sequence ATGCAGTACAGAAAGCTGCACGACGCCGATTTCGATGCCGCAAACGCATTCCTTGCCAATCATGCAGCGACCTGCATGGTGCTGCGCGGGAACCTGCGAACTGCCGGTATCGAACGACGTCGTCACCCGCTTTCTGGCAACTGGTTCGGGGAAGTGGCCCCGGATGGCAGCATCAGCGCGATTGTCGCGCAATTTGGCAATGGCAATGTCTTTGTCGAGGCCGGCGACCAGAAGGCTATCCCAAAGGCCCTGACGGCGGCGTTTGTTGCAGATGCGCTGAAGCCGGTTGCAGGTGTGTTTGGTGATGCTGATGCGGCGCAGGATATGCTCTGCCAACTGGGGCTTGAGGATGCGGCCTATGCGATCAATGCATCGGATGTGCTTTACGAGCTTGATCTTGCCAACCTGATCGTGCCGCAAAACGCCCGTGCCGATGATTTTCAGATGGTTGATGCGGAAAAGATTGACCGCAATACATTGCTGCGCTGGTTGCGCGCCTACGAAATCGAGGCACTCGGCGCGGAAGACACACCAAGCCTTGATAGTAAAATCGCCTCACGCCTCGTCCATGCACTGGATGCCCGGACCATGTGGGGCCTGATCGTCGACGGCAAGGCGGTGTCGCTTTCGGGCTTTAACGCAACCTTGCCCGATATGGTGCAAGTCGGCCCCGTCTGGACCCCGCCCGAAGAACGCTCAAACGGCTACGCCCGCATTCTGGTGGCCAAAACGCTTCTGGCAGTGCGGGCGCGGGGTGTTAAACGTGCTATTCTGTCAACTGATAGTGAAGCGGCGTCGAAAGCCTATGAGGCGCTTGGCTTTAAGAAGAGCGGGCGGTATCGGTTGGCGTTATTAAGTAAACCGTCTGTCGTTCATATGGAGGATTGTACACTGTGA
- a CDS encoding DegT/DnrJ/EryC1/StrS family aminotransferase → MKVQFLDPGHTYQTIKSEIDSAYQKVMESGSYILGEAVESFEAAYASYCGVKHCVGVASGLDALVLSLRTLDVGPGDEVIVPSHTFIATWLAVSQVGAIPVPVEPGANSFNIDPEQVEAAITQQTRAIIPVHLYGQPADLDPILKISEQYNIPVIEDAAQAHGASYKGRKIGGHGTIATWSFYPAKNLGAFGDGGAITTNDAELAEKLRTLRNYGSRKKYFNEVKGFNSRLDPLQAAMLEVKLRHLNQWNNLRKEQATVYLEELQDSNVILPAIPEWADAVWHLFVIRQPERDKLQSYLAQHNIGTGIHYPVPSHRQQAYADSLPANGNYPLADQYAKDVLSLPIGPHLSTDQCRYVAKTIRDFSAS, encoded by the coding sequence ATGAAAGTCCAATTTCTGGATCCGGGCCATACATATCAAACAATAAAATCAGAGATCGACTCTGCGTATCAAAAGGTTATGGAATCTGGCTCCTATATTCTCGGTGAGGCTGTCGAAAGTTTTGAAGCGGCATACGCCAGCTATTGCGGTGTGAAACACTGCGTCGGCGTGGCAAGCGGCCTTGACGCACTGGTTCTTTCCCTGCGCACTCTCGACGTAGGCCCCGGCGACGAAGTTATTGTTCCGTCTCATACCTTTATTGCGACCTGGCTGGCCGTTTCACAGGTTGGTGCCATCCCAGTTCCGGTTGAACCGGGTGCAAACAGCTTCAATATCGATCCGGAGCAGGTGGAAGCCGCAATCACCCAGCAAACACGAGCAATCATTCCGGTACATCTTTATGGTCAACCAGCTGACCTTGATCCGATTCTGAAGATATCTGAGCAGTACAACATTCCGGTCATTGAAGACGCCGCACAGGCGCACGGGGCATCTTATAAGGGCCGCAAAATCGGTGGCCACGGGACCATCGCAACATGGAGCTTTTACCCGGCAAAGAATCTGGGCGCGTTTGGGGATGGCGGCGCAATCACCACAAACGACGCAGAACTCGCAGAAAAGCTAAGAACTCTGCGAAATTATGGCTCCCGGAAGAAGTACTTTAACGAGGTGAAAGGCTTTAATAGCCGCCTAGACCCGCTGCAGGCGGCAATGCTTGAAGTCAAGCTTCGACACCTTAATCAATGGAACAATTTGCGCAAAGAGCAAGCCACCGTTTACTTAGAGGAACTGCAAGACAGCAACGTCATTCTGCCTGCAATCCCGGAATGGGCGGATGCGGTATGGCACCTTTTTGTCATACGTCAGCCTGAACGTGACAAGCTGCAAAGCTATCTTGCCCAGCATAACATTGGTACCGGCATTCACTATCCGGTACCCTCCCACAGGCAGCAAGCATACGCTGACAGTCTCCCGGCAAACGGCAACTATCCACTTGCAGACCAATATGCCAAAGACGTGCTTAGCCTGCCAATCGGGCCGCATCTCAGTACTGACCAGTGTCGCTACGTAGCAAAGACAATTAGAGACTTTTCTGCGAGTTAG
- a CDS encoding glycosyltransferase, with protein sequence MSQNPLVSIVIPSYKTEFFEQTLRSAIGQTYNNTEIIVSDNCPTETIAETCQRFNGINYYRNELKGGQNILDAIFSAKGDYIKPLFDDDLLHPFCVERMVEALQSNPNTSLVFSASTTINSENKRKKQRRPANQPFLIDGKELQRRMILSFQNFVGEFSTIMLRREFLKQYDRTNALTYDNAIYTKGLSDVVFYWNATRGHQAHYLDEELSYFRFDPQHNSNSNPESNPDFLFAITDWIELLIASHEAGVITDTELVAQGAKQARALSRYWSTKFPAVAEFAQKFEDYLKETTQK encoded by the coding sequence ATGTCTCAAAACCCATTGGTTTCGATTGTTATTCCAAGCTACAAAACTGAATTTTTTGAACAAACTCTTAGGTCAGCAATAGGACAAACCTATAATAACACGGAGATAATTGTCTCCGACAATTGTCCTACCGAAACCATTGCGGAAACCTGCCAGCGCTTTAATGGAATTAATTATTACAGAAATGAACTCAAAGGCGGACAGAACATTCTAGATGCCATTTTTTCAGCAAAAGGTGACTATATTAAACCGCTTTTTGATGACGACTTGCTCCATCCTTTTTGCGTCGAACGAATGGTAGAAGCACTTCAATCGAACCCAAACACCAGCTTGGTGTTTTCTGCATCGACGACTATCAACAGCGAAAACAAACGAAAAAAACAAAGACGCCCGGCGAATCAACCGTTCCTGATAGACGGCAAAGAATTGCAACGGAGGATGATTCTGAGCTTCCAGAATTTTGTCGGGGAGTTTTCAACTATCATGCTTAGGAGAGAGTTCCTTAAACAGTATGACAGGACCAACGCTCTGACATATGACAACGCCATTTACACGAAAGGCTTAAGTGACGTTGTTTTTTACTGGAATGCCACTCGAGGCCATCAGGCACATTATCTTGACGAAGAACTGAGCTATTTCCGTTTCGATCCTCAACACAACTCAAACTCCAATCCAGAAAGCAATCCGGATTTCTTATTTGCGATCACTGACTGGATCGAGCTTCTGATCGCTTCCCACGAAGCTGGCGTAATTACGGATACCGAACTTGTAGCGCAAGGCGCTAAGCAGGCTCGTGCTCTGAGCCGCTATTGGTCAACGAAATTCCCTGCTGTTGCTGAATTTGCGCAGAAATTTGAGGATTATCTGAAAGAGACAACCCAGAAATAA
- a CDS encoding FdtA/QdtA family cupin domain-containing protein, which yields MTIHQCKIVELPKISSSQGNLTFIEANNHIPFDIQRVYYLYDVPGGAVRGGHAHKKLHQLIVAMSGSFDIVLDDGAEKKRFHLNRSYNGLYICPMIWRELDNFSSGSVCMVLASSFYEEGDYHRDYQAFLRAVSSS from the coding sequence ATGACCATTCATCAGTGCAAAATTGTCGAGCTGCCCAAAATCTCTAGTAGTCAGGGGAACCTGACATTCATTGAGGCAAACAATCATATTCCGTTCGACATACAGCGGGTCTATTACCTCTATGACGTTCCCGGCGGCGCTGTACGAGGTGGTCATGCACACAAAAAGCTGCACCAACTGATAGTAGCCATGTCGGGAAGCTTCGATATCGTGCTTGATGATGGAGCTGAAAAAAAGCGTTTTCACCTCAATCGCTCTTACAATGGGCTCTATATATGTCCCATGATTTGGCGAGAGCTCGATAACTTTTCATCCGGATCGGTCTGCATGGTACTGGCATCCAGCTTCTATGAGGAAGGAGACTATCACCGCGACTACCAAGCCTTTCTCCGGGCAGTTTCGAGCAGCTAA
- a CDS encoding ATP-grasp domain-containing protein — MTAILLGAAGTGTSFAIASRLRAVWGDAVRIVSVDINPSELVTTSLLSDAFIQVPLADDPAYENRIRNILLSEGIDVYVPILNEEHVVAQSIIEDPDFSGLDVWSSELYARCTDKDFADKFLKRIGVPTPKVIDPISLRPSGTCFVKPRRGVGSKGARKLSFAGLTGLSKLELESLIVQEVCEGPEVTVDSFYDAHTDASFAYCRERIETKSGVCTKARIFFDAELANIAQKIGNGLQQRGTICFQAMKARSDWVITDLNVRSGAGTAITCSAGFDVLAAAFACRTGQNYSKFVRQLAVDEEFIVTRQYAEFVMAHRQ; from the coding sequence ATGACGGCAATTCTTCTCGGTGCGGCCGGGACGGGCACATCTTTTGCCATCGCAAGCAGACTTCGAGCGGTTTGGGGAGATGCAGTGCGCATTGTCTCTGTGGATATAAATCCCTCAGAGCTGGTGACCACGTCACTGCTTTCTGATGCATTCATCCAGGTTCCCTTGGCAGATGACCCAGCTTATGAGAACAGGATACGGAATATTCTGCTTTCAGAAGGTATTGATGTTTATGTGCCAATCTTGAACGAAGAGCATGTTGTGGCCCAATCTATTATCGAAGATCCAGATTTTAGCGGTCTTGATGTCTGGAGTTCCGAACTGTACGCGCGATGCACAGACAAAGATTTTGCTGACAAGTTTCTGAAACGTATCGGTGTGCCGACCCCTAAGGTCATTGATCCAATTTCGCTTCGCCCTTCTGGAACGTGTTTTGTCAAACCTAGGAGAGGGGTCGGCAGCAAAGGGGCTCGCAAATTATCTTTTGCTGGATTAACCGGTCTCTCGAAGTTGGAACTCGAAAGCCTGATTGTTCAGGAAGTGTGTGAAGGACCCGAGGTCACGGTTGACAGTTTTTACGATGCACACACAGATGCATCGTTTGCTTATTGCCGCGAAAGGATTGAGACGAAGTCAGGCGTTTGTACCAAGGCGCGTATTTTTTTCGACGCTGAGCTGGCAAATATTGCGCAAAAGATCGGTAACGGCTTGCAACAACGCGGCACAATTTGCTTTCAGGCAATGAAGGCCCGAAGCGATTGGGTGATTACTGACCTGAACGTTCGCTCTGGAGCAGGGACTGCGATCACATGCAGTGCAGGGTTCGATGTTTTAGCTGCAGCATTTGCCTGTCGTACAGGGCAGAATTACAGCAAGTTTGTTCGTCAGCTTGCTGTCGATGAAGAGTTTATAGTTACGAGGCAGTATGCTGAATTCGTAATGGCTCATCGCCAATGA
- a CDS encoding HAD hydrolase-like protein, which yields MNYAFDLDGTLITARQRQMTLLQAVARRIDVPISENVIWQKKREGISTQAALLEIGVNEAKAMEIARAWLQDIETPYWLSLDTLFDDTLTVLESFRKIGKSLILLTARQNKSLLLQQLTRLGIQEYFEAVEYVSPFFAVDEKARVLSQRTFSGFVGDSETDFDAAKRTGTPFYAVSTGQRSPTFLSGLGVGCVHSSLLEVRDAIFDAVLDS from the coding sequence ATGAATTATGCTTTTGATCTTGATGGTACCCTCATAACAGCGCGCCAACGCCAAATGACGCTCTTGCAAGCCGTTGCAAGGCGTATTGATGTGCCGATTAGCGAGAACGTGATTTGGCAGAAGAAACGTGAAGGTATCTCGACGCAGGCTGCGTTGCTGGAGATAGGCGTGAATGAAGCAAAGGCAATGGAGATCGCCCGCGCTTGGCTTCAGGATATCGAGACACCCTATTGGTTAAGTCTCGATACACTTTTTGACGATACGTTGACGGTACTTGAAAGCTTTCGGAAGATTGGAAAATCACTGATTTTGCTGACAGCGCGGCAAAATAAGAGCCTACTTTTACAGCAACTCACGCGTCTTGGGATACAAGAGTATTTCGAGGCTGTTGAATACGTGTCCCCATTTTTTGCCGTCGATGAGAAAGCAAGGGTCTTGTCCCAACGCACTTTCTCAGGCTTTGTTGGCGATAGTGAAACCGATTTTGATGCGGCCAAAAGGACCGGGACACCGTTTTATGCCGTTTCCACTGGGCAGCGGTCACCGACCTTTCTTAGCGGTCTGGGGGTTGGTTGTGTGCACAGTTCGCTGCTTGAAGTCAGAGACGCCATCTTTGATGCCGTCTTGGATAGTTGA
- a CDS encoding class I SAM-dependent methyltransferase, with protein sequence MDAEEKSRLEHIANNSLYDKGANAATIHYEFEVFRRFVVPGSILEMGPAEGLMTSHLVDLGQEVVCVDGSEFFSQRLKEKYPSIEVITCLFEDFQTDRKFDNIVLGHVLEHVDDPVQILEVAKKFLAPNGVLFAAVPNARSLHRQAGVIMGLLRAEDELNDLDKHHGHRRVFNPESFRQAFYQSGYNIDYFGGYWLKPVANSQIEANWTAEMLEAFMKLGERYPDIAGEIYVVASHK encoded by the coding sequence ATGGATGCCGAGGAAAAAAGCAGGCTTGAACACATCGCGAATAATTCGCTGTACGACAAAGGTGCGAATGCCGCGACCATACACTACGAGTTTGAGGTGTTTCGCAGATTTGTTGTGCCGGGCAGCATTCTTGAAATGGGTCCAGCAGAAGGTTTGATGACATCACACCTTGTCGACCTTGGGCAAGAAGTCGTCTGTGTCGATGGATCTGAGTTCTTCAGTCAGCGATTGAAAGAAAAGTATCCATCGATAGAAGTTATTACCTGCCTGTTTGAAGATTTTCAGACAGATCGCAAGTTCGACAACATTGTTCTGGGGCACGTTCTGGAACATGTTGATGATCCTGTGCAAATTCTCGAAGTCGCAAAGAAGTTTCTCGCCCCGAACGGTGTTTTGTTCGCGGCCGTGCCGAACGCACGATCCTTGCATCGACAAGCTGGTGTCATCATGGGGCTTTTGCGGGCTGAAGATGAATTAAATGATCTTGATAAACATCATGGGCATCGCAGGGTGTTTAACCCCGAAAGCTTCCGTCAGGCATTCTATCAGTCCGGATATAACATTGATTATTTCGGTGGTTATTGGTTGAAGCCTGTCGCAAACAGCCAGATCGAAGCCAACTGGACAGCCGAGATGTTGGAAGCCTTTATGAAGCTTGGAGAACGCTATCCTGATATCGCGGGCGAGATTTATGTCGTCGCATCCCATAAATAA